A single genomic interval of Candidatus Desulfatibia profunda harbors:
- a CDS encoding substrate-binding protein codes for MIFSVLALTVWLVGFRVVPAAAAGTVKIGLNYPKTGPYSVQGLDQWRAANLAVEEINTTGGILGNKVEIVWRDSMSKEDVTIQNVTELIDQEGVKMVFGGSASSVAIAAAQVCQEKGILFFGTLTYSTATTGEDAHRHTFRECYNAWMGAKAIASYLKDNFSGKKFLYITADYTWGWTTEASVRKFSNSEDKSIHKGILTPFPNATDKHFKKALSFAKMVKPDVLVLVLFGKDMSTAMRHATAMGLKKKMQIVVPNITLGMAEGGGPKVMEGVIGALPWTWKVPYKYNYPKGIKFIEKFAVRHGRYPSTSGASAYTILYEYKAAVERAGTFDSPAVIKALEGHEYSLLKDKQIWRDFDHQSVQTVYAVKCNPQAMVLKDKYKLDYFEILSSMPGKEAVRTREEWNAVRRAAGKPTHLEKLPGEH; via the coding sequence ATGATTTTTAGTGTGCTGGCGTTAACCGTATGGCTGGTTGGCTTCCGGGTTGTCCCTGCGGCCGCTGCCGGAACTGTAAAAATCGGTCTGAACTATCCCAAGACAGGCCCTTACTCGGTTCAAGGACTGGATCAGTGGCGGGCGGCGAACCTTGCCGTTGAAGAAATTAACACCACCGGAGGCATTCTGGGCAACAAGGTTGAGATTGTCTGGCGTGACTCCATGTCCAAAGAAGATGTGACCATTCAAAACGTCACCGAGTTAATCGACCAGGAAGGCGTAAAGATGGTCTTTGGCGGATCTGCCAGCAGCGTTGCCATTGCGGCCGCACAGGTATGTCAGGAAAAGGGGATTCTCTTTTTCGGAACTCTCACCTATTCCACTGCAACCACAGGCGAAGATGCCCACAGACACACCTTTCGGGAATGCTATAATGCCTGGATGGGCGCCAAAGCCATCGCCTCTTATCTGAAAGATAACTTTTCAGGGAAGAAATTCTTATATATTACTGCGGACTATACCTGGGGCTGGACCACCGAGGCTTCGGTGCGAAAGTTCAGCAATAGCGAGGATAAATCCATTCACAAAGGCATTTTAACCCCTTTTCCGAATGCAACCGACAAGCATTTTAAAAAAGCCCTGAGTTTTGCCAAGATGGTAAAGCCGGATGTGCTGGTATTGGTTCTTTTCGGTAAAGATATGTCCACAGCAATGCGACATGCCACTGCCATGGGATTGAAAAAGAAAATGCAGATTGTGGTTCCGAACATTACCCTCGGCATGGCCGAAGGCGGGGGACCCAAAGTCATGGAGGGCGTTATCGGTGCGCTCCCGTGGACCTGGAAGGTTCCGTACAAGTACAACTATCCTAAGGGTATAAAATTTATCGAGAAGTTTGCGGTCCGACACGGACGTTACCCCAGCACTTCAGGCGCTTCGGCCTACACGATTCTTTACGAATACAAGGCAGCCGTTGAAAGGGCCGGCACATTCGATTCTCCCGCAGTGATCAAGGCTCTTGAGGGGCATGAGTACTCTCTGTTGAAGGACAAGCAGATATGGCGCGATTTTGATCACCAATCCGTGCAGACGGTATACGCGGTTAAATGCAATCCGCAAGCAATGGTGCTCAAAGACAAATATAAACTGGATTATTTTGAAATCTTAAGCAGTATGCCGGGTAAAGAAGCGGTTCGAACCCGCGAAGAATGGAACGCCGTCCGCCGGGCCGCCGGCAAACCCACCCATCTGGAAAAGCTGCCCGGGGAACATTAA
- the pgsA gene encoding CDP-diacylglycerol--glycerol-3-phosphate 3-phosphatidyltransferase, which yields MFASAQIKKICSHPNSLTLFRIAVIPLIVFLLLFPGRLFTFTAAILFSAAAITDFLDGFFARRRGLVSRFGKIMDPLADKLLVSSAFIMLTSLGWIPGWIVCIIIGREFAVTGLRNIAAQQGKDIASSRLGKYKTGFQIAAIIPLLIHFQYITIDFQAIGSVFLWAALVLTLLSGFDYFIKFRSLLKT from the coding sequence ATGTTTGCGAGTGCCCAGATAAAAAAAATATGTAGTCATCCCAACAGTCTGACTCTGTTTCGGATTGCCGTCATACCGCTGATTGTGTTTTTGCTGCTGTTCCCAGGCCGGTTGTTTACGTTTACGGCCGCGATCTTATTCAGTGCGGCGGCGATAACCGATTTTCTGGACGGCTTTTTTGCAAGACGCCGGGGCCTGGTTTCGAGGTTCGGCAAAATCATGGACCCGCTGGCCGACAAACTTCTGGTTTCTTCCGCATTTATCATGCTTACTTCCCTGGGCTGGATTCCGGGCTGGATCGTGTGCATCATCATCGGGCGCGAGTTTGCCGTCACCGGGCTGCGAAATATTGCCGCTCAACAGGGAAAAGATATTGCGAGTTCCCGTCTTGGAAAATACAAAACCGGATTTCAGATCGCCGCCATCATCCCGCTGCTAATACATTTTCAATATATTACTATCGATTTTCAGGCCATCGGATCGGTGTTTCTATGGGCGGCGCTGGTGTTGACACTCTTGTCGGGGTTCGACTATTTCATTAAATTCAGGAGTCTTCTGAAGACTTAA